Proteins encoded together in one uncultured Desulfosarcina sp. window:
- the dctP gene encoding TRAP transporter substrate-binding protein DctP, which translates to MDKQNNKRGISRRRFLKDVVLGGATVGAGLTMMPGIRPANAAKKGVYTLKYDCYIGATAEPAQLDNWFLDEIVKRSDGRIQIKKFWSGALHKVGQHLPAIRDGLSEISLISYGYYPSAVPLSRGLEWYYRGCNHADSLLHVCRDIYDDTPELRREWEDRNNAKVLYFTNWSYCPFIMKEPLPNIEALKGKKVRGYGIGADTVNRLGGQGMPIVAGEVYTSLERGILDGAFAFAFITAEKMKLHEQAPYIVESGAGAHAPTTVVMNRNIWRSLPNDLKEVVSKTVEDIYNWRYLELYSALTKESVDKMVAAGAKFSTWTDAEIKKATNMIQPAQYQDWIEKIATPNNFDGAAFQAKVDALIKKYEPGKLMNPWETYKQKYM; encoded by the coding sequence ATGGATAAGCAAAACAACAAAAGAGGAATTTCACGCCGTCGGTTTCTTAAGGATGTTGTTTTAGGTGGTGCTACGGTCGGCGCTGGCCTGACGATGATGCCGGGGATCCGCCCGGCAAATGCCGCCAAAAAAGGCGTGTATACCCTGAAGTACGATTGTTACATCGGCGCTACCGCCGAACCGGCCCAACTGGACAACTGGTTTCTTGACGAAATCGTCAAACGCAGCGATGGGCGGATTCAGATCAAAAAATTCTGGTCCGGGGCGTTGCATAAGGTCGGTCAACACCTGCCCGCAATTCGGGACGGACTGTCCGAGATCTCATTGATCAGCTACGGCTACTACCCTTCCGCCGTTCCATTGAGCCGCGGCCTGGAATGGTACTACCGCGGCTGCAACCACGCCGACAGCCTGCTGCATGTCTGCCGTGACATCTATGATGATACGCCCGAACTTCGCAGGGAATGGGAGGACAGAAACAACGCCAAAGTCCTCTATTTCACCAACTGGAGCTACTGCCCCTTCATCATGAAAGAACCGCTGCCGAACATCGAGGCCCTTAAAGGCAAAAAGGTCCGCGGTTACGGCATTGGCGCCGACACGGTAAACCGCCTGGGCGGGCAGGGCATGCCCATTGTCGCCGGTGAAGTTTACACATCGTTGGAGCGGGGCATCCTGGACGGAGCCTTTGCATTTGCTTTTATCACCGCCGAGAAAATGAAGCTGCATGAGCAGGCGCCTTATATTGTAGAATCCGGAGCCGGCGCGCATGCCCCCACCACGGTTGTCATGAACCGAAACATCTGGCGGTCGCTGCCCAACGACCTGAAAGAAGTTGTCAGCAAAACGGTCGAGGATATTTATAACTGGCGCTACCTCGAGTTGTACTCAGCGCTGACCAAGGAAAGTGTCGACAAGATGGTTGCCGCCGGTGCGAAATTCTCGACGTGGACCGATGCAGAAATCAAAAAAGCCACCAATATGATCCAGCCGGCACAATACCAGGATTGGATTGAAAAGATCGCCACCCCGAATAATTTCGACGGCGCAGCATTCCAGGCCAAGGTGGATGCTCTGATCAAGAAATACGAACCCGGCAAGCTCATGAATCCATGGGAAACCTATAAGCAAAAATATATGTAA
- a CDS encoding sensor histidine kinase, giving the protein MPDREVSHPFLLRGNSEKRLDFYICHKEQIHAYLLEFIQAEPPTLYQEFILKNTEGQERVQIYLDSFEAALSGNVQTFLDDQKNIGYVRAIEGYHLNDVYRFTVAVKDALWKASSEYNQSKQGPTDRLGNDDIFTFNKLLDNAYYLLSLSFLETRDEIIVRHREQLQALQRFAAGIVSIFDEEDIWAKTIQGVFDVFGLNGTFILDSQKSPLGKVLVAERMIGIQLSSSDLEKILESIYQSLTPMALDRDKGLIQLTDSVDTNQFRIVASPVMDRTSKFIGILCVHDQGRIFRFSKFDRNLLYQFSYFAGAVSANCRMVSEIAEKKEDLRNLTTRLISVQEEERKKIAADIHDVLTQALTGIGYKALYCMEIMERDHEKLYKELEILTDTINDALRQSRQIINNLRPHILDDIGIIAAFRKLIGDFEKKFDMNVRFSHPDSLQVGPDQGIALFRILQEALHNTRRHANATNVELSLHIINEGYLKMTVEDNGQGFNPRNKNRYPLRPGLGLLTMRERTEDMGGEFVVDSQEQKGCRIIVQIPLKEGIDG; this is encoded by the coding sequence ATGCCTGACCGTGAGGTCTCCCATCCATTTCTTTTAAGAGGAAATTCAGAAAAACGGCTGGATTTTTATATATGCCACAAAGAACAAATACATGCCTATCTGCTTGAATTCATTCAGGCAGAACCGCCGACACTGTACCAGGAGTTTATCCTTAAGAACACGGAGGGACAGGAGCGGGTCCAGATTTATCTTGATTCTTTCGAGGCAGCCCTGTCAGGCAACGTACAGACCTTTCTCGACGATCAAAAAAATATTGGGTACGTCAGAGCGATTGAAGGCTATCATCTTAACGATGTCTATCGATTCACGGTTGCTGTCAAGGATGCGCTCTGGAAGGCGAGCAGTGAATATAACCAATCGAAACAAGGCCCCACCGACCGACTCGGCAACGATGATATCTTTACTTTCAATAAGTTGCTGGACAATGCCTACTATTTGCTGTCTCTGTCCTTTCTGGAGACGCGGGATGAGATCATCGTCCGCCATCGGGAACAGCTCCAGGCACTTCAGCGATTTGCGGCCGGAATCGTATCGATATTTGACGAGGAGGATATCTGGGCAAAAACAATTCAAGGGGTTTTCGACGTTTTCGGTCTTAACGGAACATTCATTTTGGACAGCCAGAAGAGTCCTCTGGGCAAAGTTCTTGTCGCTGAAAGAATGATCGGGATACAGCTGTCCAGCAGCGATCTGGAAAAAATATTGGAAAGTATTTATCAGTCATTGACGCCAATGGCCCTGGACCGCGACAAAGGCCTGATACAGCTTACGGACTCGGTAGATACGAATCAATTTCGGATTGTCGCATCCCCGGTGATGGATCGCACGTCCAAATTTATCGGGATTCTTTGCGTTCATGATCAAGGGCGAATTTTTCGTTTCTCCAAATTCGACCGCAACCTGTTGTATCAGTTCTCCTATTTTGCGGGAGCCGTTTCCGCCAACTGCCGGATGGTTTCGGAAATTGCGGAAAAAAAAGAGGACCTGAGAAACCTTACCACCCGGTTGATTTCCGTGCAGGAGGAGGAAAGAAAGAAGATTGCAGCCGATATCCATGACGTACTGACACAGGCCTTGACCGGCATTGGCTACAAAGCACTATACTGCATGGAAATCATGGAACGCGACCATGAAAAGTTATACAAGGAACTTGAGATTCTGACGGACACCATCAACGATGCCCTGCGTCAGTCCCGGCAAATCATAAACAATCTGCGGCCTCATATTCTTGACGATATCGGCATCATCGCGGCTTTCCGGAAACTGATCGGAGATTTTGAAAAAAAGTTCGATATGAATGTCCGCTTCTCCCATCCGGACAGCCTGCAGGTCGGTCCTGACCAGGGGATTGCCCTGTTTCGGATTCTCCAGGAGGCGCTGCACAACACGCGGCGGCATGCGAACGCCACGAATGTTGAATTGTCGCTGCACATCATCAACGAGGGATACTTGAAGATGACCGTGGAAGACAATGGCCAGGGCTTTAACCCACGAAATAAAAATCGATATCCGCTGAGACCCGGTTTGGGGTTGTTGACCATGCGCGAGCGGACCGAGGATATGGGCGGTGAATTCGTCGTCGATTCCCAGGAACAGAAAGGGTGCAGGATTATCGTACAAATCCCTTTGAAGGAGGGAATCGATGGCTGA
- a CDS encoding response regulator transcription factor: protein MAEEIRVMIVDDHTIVREGIKALLDIQEGIDVVAEAKSSIECLNKMEAVLPDVVLMDLKMPGIDGIETTRLVKKNYPQVKVILLTNYDDEEYVIASIKSGADGYVLKDVKKGDLLEIIHGVFQNRAFIDPTVTRKLFHSIRQSDAAKKAPATRPVLSQRELQILTHLVEGKSNKDIANSVNLAPDTIKSHLKNIYQKLGVNNRSQAARVAIQEKLVCFTS, encoded by the coding sequence ATGGCTGAAGAAATCCGGGTAATGATTGTCGATGACCACACCATTGTTCGCGAGGGCATCAAAGCGTTGTTGGATATTCAAGAGGGTATCGATGTCGTTGCGGAAGCGAAATCGAGTATTGAGTGTCTGAATAAAATGGAGGCGGTCTTACCCGATGTCGTCCTCATGGATCTCAAAATGCCCGGTATCGACGGAATCGAAACAACCCGTCTGGTTAAAAAAAATTACCCTCAGGTCAAAGTCATCTTGCTCACCAACTACGATGACGAGGAGTATGTGATAGCATCCATAAAATCCGGCGCTGACGGGTACGTTCTCAAAGACGTCAAAAAAGGGGATCTTTTGGAAATCATCCACGGTGTGTTCCAAAATCGTGCCTTTATCGATCCGACGGTTACTCGAAAACTGTTTCACAGTATCCGCCAATCCGATGCGGCCAAAAAGGCCCCTGCAACCCGACCGGTTCTGTCCCAGCGGGAACTCCAGATCCTGACCCACCTGGTTGAGGGCAAGTCCAACAAGGACATTGCCAATTCCGTCAACCTGGCTCCGGACACGATCAAATCCCATCTGAAGAACATTTACCAGAAACTCGGCGTTAACAACCGATCCCAGGCCGCCCGTGTCGCCATTCAGGAGAAACTCGTTTGTTTTACGAGCTAG
- a CDS encoding long-chain fatty acid--CoA ligase yields the protein MNLSMMLTKNARLFPDKPAFIHKDRQLSYAQFDARVNRLANALKRLGLKRGDNVAILQYNYPQTYESLFACFKSGMGAVPINFRLHPKEFAFIIDHSESRAVILSSEFNDSIFEIRDRIPNAHHLITLDGAAGELIDYETMLDKEDDKFLDVDVDPDDLAWIFYTSGTTGMPKGAMLTHRNLLAMSMNFYADMAPGFTHEDVILHAAPLSHGSGLYGLPNIGKGATSVILPTKSFEPEVVLQTIEKYRVTNMFTAPTMIKMLIDHPSVDNYDIRSLRSLNYGGAPMLVEDLKKAIKKMGPCLVQLFGQGEAPMTISYLPHWAHKAEGSPEEIKRLGSAGFARTDVEVKIFDNEDNELPSGQLGEIVTRSDLVMKGYWKNPKVTAETIKNGWLHTGDIGYLDENGYLFMMDRSKDMIISGGENIYPREIEEVLVQHPAVREVSVIGVPDPKWGEAIKAVVALNPGMSATEKELIDFCRDNIASYKKPKSVDFVEELPKSNYGKILKRELREPYWQDSVRKV from the coding sequence ATGAACCTTAGTATGATGCTGACCAAAAACGCACGCCTCTTCCCCGACAAACCGGCGTTTATTCATAAAGACCGGCAACTTTCCTATGCCCAGTTTGACGCTCGGGTCAACCGCCTTGCGAATGCGCTTAAGCGTCTGGGACTTAAACGAGGTGATAATGTTGCCATTCTCCAATATAATTACCCTCAAACCTATGAATCACTATTTGCCTGCTTTAAGAGCGGAATGGGTGCGGTCCCCATCAACTTCCGCCTGCATCCCAAAGAATTCGCTTTCATCATCGATCACTCAGAATCGCGAGCGGTAATTCTTTCATCCGAATTTAATGATTCAATTTTTGAAATACGAGACCGAATTCCTAATGCCCACCATCTGATTACCCTGGATGGTGCTGCAGGCGAACTTATCGATTACGAAACCATGCTCGACAAGGAAGACGACAAATTTCTCGACGTGGATGTTGATCCCGACGATCTGGCGTGGATCTTTTACACATCCGGCACCACTGGCATGCCCAAGGGCGCGATGCTGACCCACCGCAACCTGCTGGCGATGAGTATGAATTTTTATGCAGACATGGCGCCTGGATTCACACATGAAGACGTAATTCTACACGCTGCACCTCTTTCACATGGAAGTGGGCTTTACGGTTTGCCCAACATTGGTAAAGGGGCGACAAGTGTTATTTTACCTACAAAGTCCTTCGAACCCGAGGTGGTACTCCAAACCATCGAAAAATATCGTGTCACCAATATGTTTACCGCACCCACGATGATCAAAATGCTCATCGATCACCCGTCTGTGGATAATTATGACATTCGTTCTTTACGGTCTCTCAATTACGGCGGTGCTCCGATGCTGGTGGAAGACCTTAAAAAGGCCATCAAAAAGATGGGGCCTTGCCTGGTTCAACTCTTTGGCCAGGGTGAGGCTCCGATGACCATTTCTTACTTACCTCATTGGGCACATAAGGCAGAGGGAAGTCCAGAGGAAATCAAGCGTTTAGGATCGGCCGGTTTTGCCCGAACCGATGTAGAGGTCAAAATCTTCGATAATGAAGACAACGAACTCCCTTCCGGTCAGCTTGGAGAAATCGTGACTCGATCGGACCTTGTGATGAAAGGGTACTGGAAAAACCCGAAAGTCACGGCGGAAACAATCAAGAATGGATGGCTGCATACCGGGGACATCGGTTATTTAGACGAAAACGGATATTTATTCATGATGGATCGTTCTAAGGACATGATCATTAGCGGCGGAGAAAACATTTATCCCCGGGAAATTGAAGAAGTTTTGGTTCAGCATCCTGCGGTCCGCGAGGTTTCGGTAATTGGTGTTCCGGATCCCAAATGGGGGGAAGCGATCAAGGCTGTTGTCGCCCTGAATCCGGGAATGTCAGCTACCGAAAAGGAACTGATCGATTTTTGCCGAGACAACATCGCCAGTTACAAGAAACCCAAGTCGGTTGATTTTGTTGAAGAACTTCCTAAGAGCAATTACGGAAAAATTCTGAAGCGAGAGCTTCGGGAACCTTATTGGCAGGATAGTGTTCGAAAGGTGTAG
- a CDS encoding SDR family NAD(P)-dependent oxidoreductase: MNNSALDVNGRNAIVTGGARGIGAAAALALAKNGANIVIADLIDASETVDQIKAMGRQAIAVETNVALSQDVKDMVDKAIEVFGHIDILINNAGVVHRDTLLETSEATWDRVVDVVMKGTFLCIQSLYPHMRKQGFGKIVNVSSISGIIGGAVSKLDDSPEKARGRSGPAYAAAKGGVITLTRWIAKDIAKDGIFVNCVAPGACETEMTRGFDYNVSMLPIARMGKPQEMADAILFLASDASSYITGQVLNVDGGWVTA, translated from the coding sequence ATGAACAATAGTGCATTGGATGTAAACGGGCGCAATGCCATTGTAACCGGTGGTGCACGAGGCATCGGGGCAGCCGCTGCATTGGCTCTTGCCAAAAATGGAGCCAATATCGTGATTGCTGATCTTATCGATGCGTCGGAAACGGTCGATCAGATCAAAGCAATGGGACGTCAGGCCATCGCCGTGGAAACCAACGTCGCCCTATCGCAAGATGTCAAGGATATGGTCGATAAGGCGATCGAGGTTTTCGGACATATCGACATCCTGATCAATAATGCCGGTGTGGTGCATCGAGATACACTTCTCGAGACTTCCGAAGCCACGTGGGACCGGGTCGTCGATGTGGTCATGAAAGGGACGTTTCTATGCATTCAATCCCTTTATCCCCACATGCGCAAGCAGGGGTTTGGCAAGATTGTAAACGTCAGTTCCATTTCAGGCATCATTGGCGGCGCAGTGTCAAAGCTCGATGACAGTCCCGAAAAAGCCCGCGGCCGTTCAGGCCCTGCGTATGCGGCAGCCAAGGGGGGGGTGATTACGCTGACGCGGTGGATCGCCAAGGACATCGCCAAAGACGGCATCTTTGTCAACTGCGTTGCTCCGGGAGCCTGCGAAACGGAGATGACCAGGGGGTTTGACTACAATGTGTCGATGCTGCCGATTGCCCGAATGGGAAAACCCCAGGAGATGGCCGATGCCATCCTGTTTCTTGCCTCCGATGCGTCCAGTTATATTACCGGTCAAGTGCTCAACGTCGATGGGGGGTGGGTAACGGCTTAA
- a CDS encoding IS110 family transposase produces the protein MYYTGIDLHRKTSFITTVDPDGRIVKKANLCNDEPAILEYFINLENDTRVVIESTANWYWLYDLLTQHSIPVVVSNPLKTKAIASAKIKNDKLDSHMLAQLLRADLLATVHVSSQQTRQLKELLRHRHKLVRDTVRLKNRIHNIMAKNNVSVPASDLFGKHGLAFLSEVQLPLYQRRQVDTYLRLYHPLKEHVDALTKQIKQKAKVDPMARLLMTIPGVGAITAMIIVAEIEDIGRFRSYRHLASYAGLVPRLDASADKQRMGRITKQGSPYLRTALVEAAQAASRTKSRLNIFFRKRIVRSGYQKAVVATAHKIIQYAYYILRDQTPYRESIDALA, from the coding sequence ATGTATTATACAGGTATCGATCTGCATCGCAAAACTTCTTTTATCACGACGGTGGATCCTGATGGCCGGATCGTTAAGAAAGCCAATCTTTGCAATGACGAACCAGCAATCCTGGAGTATTTTATAAACTTGGAAAACGACACCCGGGTGGTCATCGAATCCACCGCAAACTGGTATTGGCTTTACGATCTGTTAACGCAGCATTCCATACCGGTCGTTGTTTCCAATCCGCTAAAAACAAAGGCGATTGCCTCGGCGAAAATTAAAAATGACAAACTCGATTCACATATGTTGGCCCAATTGCTGAGGGCCGATCTGCTGGCTACTGTCCATGTCAGTAGCCAGCAGACCCGGCAACTCAAAGAACTGCTGCGGCATCGGCACAAGCTGGTCAGAGATACGGTGCGTCTTAAAAACCGCATTCATAACATCATGGCAAAGAACAATGTAAGCGTGCCGGCCAGCGACCTGTTCGGCAAGCACGGACTGGCGTTCTTATCCGAAGTACAACTACCGCTTTATCAGCGGCGCCAGGTGGACACGTATCTACGCCTTTATCATCCGCTCAAAGAGCACGTAGATGCGTTGACCAAACAGATCAAGCAGAAAGCCAAGGTCGATCCGATGGCCCGATTGCTCATGACCATACCCGGAGTCGGAGCTATCACGGCCATGATCATCGTTGCCGAAATCGAAGATATCGGCCGGTTTAGATCCTATCGGCACCTGGCCTCCTATGCAGGGTTGGTACCCAGGCTGGATGCCAGCGCCGACAAACAGCGCATGGGTCGAATTACCAAGCAGGGTTCGCCGTATCTTCGGACCGCTTTGGTTGAGGCTGCCCAGGCGGCATCGCGGACTAAAAGTCGACTGAATATATTTTTTCGTAAGCGGATCGTCCGTTCCGGATATCAGAAAGCCGTTGTGGCGACCGCGCATAAAATCATTCAGTACGCATACTATATTTTGAGAGATCAAACCCCGTATCGGGAGAGCATCGACGCTTTGGCGTAA
- a CDS encoding endonuclease/exonuclease/phosphatase family protein: MYTHSKSRCVQVIVWLAIVALVFPLASASAERHCHKNGAITVMTRNLYLGADIFRVVEAAFIEDEDGNLVPNEDPTAIPFAVAKVFDIMNRTNFPERAEAIADEILAARPDVVGLQEVSTWYLQHPSEDSPADEDDLYLDFYATLNAALKARGLHYKAFFVTNADIEMPMLNEDYSLSDVRLVDHDVILVRKGLKARFAFANNYLYNLSMELGGADIEFTRGYLAVDVNIKGDAYRVVNTHLEVRSSPESEFRIIQAFQMNELLTLLEGEKRPVILLGDFNSSIEDQPFQSDPYGLIVPPYWQAVYSEYADAWLLQDIYDEGYTSGFDETVSNPNAELTTRIDLVFLKAYRLRVKHVLAEVVGNEIEDMTESKLWPSDHAGVVAKIKFCNPNISPRPPFKGHSFGGMDWPFSP, encoded by the coding sequence ATGTACACACATTCCAAAAGTCGTTGCGTTCAAGTCATTGTCTGGCTGGCAATCGTTGCCTTGGTGTTTCCCTTGGCGTCGGCTTCCGCCGAAAGGCACTGCCACAAAAATGGCGCCATCACGGTGATGACCCGCAACCTGTATCTGGGGGCCGACATTTTCAGGGTCGTCGAGGCGGCATTTATCGAGGACGAAGATGGAAACCTCGTTCCCAATGAAGATCCGACCGCGATCCCGTTCGCGGTGGCAAAGGTTTTTGACATTATGAACCGAACCAACTTTCCCGAGCGCGCCGAGGCCATTGCCGACGAGATCCTTGCGGCCCGGCCCGACGTAGTAGGCTTGCAGGAAGTTTCGACCTGGTACCTTCAACACCCAAGCGAAGACTCACCGGCCGACGAAGACGATCTTTACCTTGATTTTTACGCCACCCTGAATGCTGCCCTCAAGGCGCGGGGACTGCACTACAAGGCATTTTTCGTTACCAACGCGGACATCGAAATGCCCATGCTCAATGAAGATTACTCGCTGTCCGACGTGCGACTGGTGGACCACGATGTTATCCTGGTCCGCAAGGGGCTGAAAGCCCGGTTCGCATTCGCCAACAATTATTTATACAATCTGAGCATGGAACTCGGTGGGGCGGATATCGAATTCACCCGCGGCTACCTGGCTGTCGACGTAAACATCAAAGGCGACGCCTATCGTGTCGTGAACACCCATTTGGAAGTCAGAAGCAGTCCCGAAAGTGAGTTTCGCATCATTCAGGCTTTTCAGATGAACGAGTTGCTGACGTTGCTCGAAGGAGAAAAACGGCCGGTCATCCTGCTGGGGGATTTCAACAGCTCCATCGAAGACCAGCCCTTTCAATCCGATCCGTACGGGTTGATCGTGCCACCTTACTGGCAGGCCGTATACAGTGAATACGCAGATGCCTGGCTGCTTCAGGATATCTACGACGAGGGTTATACCAGCGGGTTTGACGAAACGGTGAGCAACCCGAACGCTGAACTGACTACGCGTATCGACCTCGTTTTCCTCAAAGCGTATCGATTAAGAGTTAAACACGTCTTGGCGGAGGTTGTGGGCAACGAAATCGAAGACATGACCGAGAGTAAATTATGGCCGTCGGATCACGCTGGCGTTGTCGCGAAAATTAAGTTCTGTAATCCGAACATTTCGCCACGCCCACCTTTCAAAGGACATTCATTCGGGGGGATGGACTGGCCCTTTTCGCCCTGA
- a CDS encoding TRAP transporter small permease produces MERPHKRLLVERLADRYKVFCTFSAVIAAITIAVMMLSTTLDASSRYLFNSPIPGVFELNEVILVICVYMGLAWTQIERGHIRVTAFLMRVSDRTDILFNILAWVVTFLFLFVLAYQSAIGAWESFQIREFRWGSVQMPIWWAKALVPIGCWMMNIQLIFDIWKEIESLRGRLPKQRS; encoded by the coding sequence ATGGAAAGACCGCACAAAAGGCTCCTTGTCGAGAGGCTTGCCGATCGGTACAAAGTATTTTGCACATTTTCTGCAGTAATTGCAGCGATCACGATCGCTGTGATGATGTTGAGCACAACATTGGATGCATCTTCGAGGTATCTGTTCAACAGCCCGATTCCCGGCGTTTTCGAACTTAACGAGGTCATCCTCGTTATCTGTGTTTACATGGGATTGGCCTGGACACAGATTGAAAGAGGCCATATCCGGGTCACCGCATTCTTGATGCGCGTCTCCGACAGAACGGATATCCTGTTCAATATTCTCGCCTGGGTGGTGACTTTCCTCTTCCTGTTCGTATTAGCCTACCAGAGCGCCATCGGCGCATGGGAGTCCTTCCAGATCAGGGAGTTTCGATGGGGGTCCGTCCAGATGCCGATCTGGTGGGCCAAGGCGCTGGTACCCATCGGGTGCTGGATGATGAACATCCAGCTCATTTTTGACATCTGGAAAGAGATCGAATCCTTACGTGGCCGCCTCCCCAAACAGCGAAGCTGA
- a CDS encoding TRAP transporter large permease, with protein MDPLLAVMLSIPLVLILLAAGIPVFASLGVAGFIGCAAISGLDMALIQLKVFPYVQTASYLLVVVPLFVIMGHFAFKAGIGKDVYLIGRNWFSQFPAGLGVATIVGSAGFAACSGSSVATAATMGAVAVPEMREQGYDPKLACGIVAAGGVLGILIPPSVILVFYGVITDTSVGSMLIAGVIPGLLSVVIYILGLTMLSRIEPTLAPKPLKISWKERFSCLRYGLGAFLLFFIVVGGIYIGWFTPTEAAAVGAFVSFIAMIIRRKQMDETLQAAIKDCFISTLRTSCMVFIVIVGAGLYSFFLTLAQVPQMVSAWVATLPVPPLIIVGLFLVLYIPLGMLLDSFSLLLVTLPIMYPVVVDQMGFSALWFGILSTKLCEVGLISPPVGLNVYVLAGVVRDVQLADIFKGCLWFVLFELVAAVVLFSFPSLSYWLPMTMK; from the coding sequence ATGGATCCACTGTTGGCTGTAATGCTCAGCATACCATTGGTGCTTATTCTGCTGGCGGCAGGAATTCCGGTTTTCGCATCACTCGGAGTTGCAGGGTTTATCGGATGCGCGGCCATTTCCGGGTTGGACATGGCGCTCATTCAACTCAAGGTCTTTCCCTATGTCCAGACGGCAAGCTATCTGTTGGTTGTCGTACCCCTTTTCGTCATCATGGGGCACTTCGCCTTTAAAGCCGGGATCGGCAAAGACGTATATCTGATCGGAAGAAACTGGTTTTCCCAGTTTCCCGCCGGTCTGGGCGTTGCAACCATCGTCGGCTCCGCCGGGTTTGCCGCATGCTCGGGTTCAAGTGTCGCAACGGCGGCGACCATGGGCGCAGTGGCCGTTCCGGAGATGCGCGAACAAGGATACGACCCGAAGCTGGCCTGCGGGATTGTTGCGGCCGGCGGCGTCCTGGGGATTCTCATTCCTCCGAGCGTCATCCTGGTTTTCTATGGCGTCATCACGGACACCTCCGTCGGGTCCATGCTGATCGCCGGCGTCATCCCGGGTCTTCTGTCCGTCGTCATATACATCCTCGGATTGACGATGTTAAGCCGGATAGAACCAACCCTGGCGCCCAAACCGCTTAAGATCTCCTGGAAAGAGCGGTTCAGTTGCCTGAGGTACGGGCTCGGGGCTTTTCTCCTCTTCTTTATTGTGGTGGGAGGAATCTATATCGGTTGGTTTACACCAACGGAGGCTGCCGCCGTTGGGGCATTCGTTTCCTTTATCGCCATGATCATTCGGCGAAAACAGATGGACGAAACGCTGCAGGCAGCCATCAAAGACTGCTTTATATCCACACTGCGCACCTCCTGTATGGTATTCATCGTTATCGTCGGAGCAGGACTCTACAGCTTTTTCCTGACGTTGGCCCAAGTTCCCCAAATGGTTTCCGCATGGGTGGCGACACTGCCGGTTCCTCCTTTAATTATCGTAGGACTCTTTCTGGTTCTTTATATACCATTGGGAATGCTCCTGGATTCCTTCTCTCTTCTATTGGTGACGCTGCCGATCATGTACCCGGTGGTTGTGGACCAAATGGGTTTCAGCGCCCTGTGGTTCGGGATTCTCTCGACCAAATTATGTGAGGTCGGTCTGATCAGCCCTCCTGTCGGATTGAATGTCTACGTCCTGGCCGGCGTTGTTCGCGACGTTCAGCTGGCGGATATTTTCAAGGGCTGCTTGTGGTTTGTCCTTTTTGAACTGGTGGCCGCCGTTGTTCTTTTCAGCTTCCCGTCACTGAGCTACTGGCTTCCCATGACGATGAAATGA